A DNA window from Doryrhamphus excisus isolate RoL2022-K1 chromosome 2, RoL_Dexc_1.0, whole genome shotgun sequence contains the following coding sequences:
- the sec31a gene encoding protein transport protein Sec31A isoform X1 encodes MKLKEITRTAIQSWSPEHHHPIYLATGTSAQQLDASFSTNASLEIFELDLSDPSLDMKSCGSFSSSHRYHKLVWGPVGTDSQGHPTGVIIAGGENGNVILYDAGKIVSGESDVIIAESDRHSGPVRALDINPFQTNLFASGGNESEIYIWDMNNFTSPMTPGPKAQTAEDVGCVSWNKQVQHILASASPSGRASVWDLRKNDLIIKVSDHSNRMHCSGLAWNPEVATQLVLASEDDRMPVIQMWDLRFATSPLKILENHTRGVLAIAWSSADPELLLSCGKDGRILCWNPNTAEVVYELPTGNQWCFDIQWCPRNPAVLSAACFDGHIDIYSIMGGSGHVHSLRHADQISNSFGNMDPFGTGQTLPPLQVPQSSAPSASVNPLKKPPKWIRRPVGASFAFGGKLVSLENGAPNPPQQTTVHRVHISQVVTETTFLRRSEQLQATLDAGAFQEFCQEKIHTAENDFDKTLWSFLEANFEGDVRSKFLELLGYSKEDVSSKISAALAAQPADAVLEDVDATASVQPQVGDPVEALDTMAASNLDAAGGPGQAGAPQEEEEEIPLEEDVPLEEAQEESCPAGTPSQVEQPRDAPAGGGVGLRISQDVDGLITQALLTGDFEAAVELCLHDNRTADSIILAMAGGSELLEKTQRKYFRKSHSKITKLISAVVMKDWQDILKTCDLHSWKEALAAIMTYAQPEEFSSLCDLLGSRLEAADEAELQAYACLCYICAGNMEKLVSCWTKALETNCPLSLQDLVEKVVVLRHAVEQMQRSGPAAIGVLLAEKMGQYAGLLASQGSLAAAMAYLPPDHSNQVALQRLRERLGRALGQQQQQQRAAAPSQTHGAQPPSHAAQHPHPFAPLQPHATAPLPPLPTPVTPVQQYYQPVRAASTVTSWSNQTPTALPSAPPPMQVGPASAQKVEPPQPLYATPASNAAAAAALPASMYPQQYQPPSQVQYYAPGTYQPLLYSSATPLPLPAEPSSPPPPPPGFLSQYTQPATPSSPPQHPPSSIGPSFQHGVPGSPGSYAPPPPACGVSGPQNGWNDPPTLSRSSKKKVTENFTPPAPITTPIMAPLGGDLHGHPVAPQGAAADLHGVRAPYTGVQQIPPQPVNPTAPNTSMEGAPGAPTGDGIQSLQAIPAQKMVKKPIPDEHLVLKTTFEGLIQKCLALATDPQTRRKLDDANKRLEALYDKLREQTLSPAIVSGLHSMARSVESRSYGEGLDIHTHIVSSSNFSETSAFMPVLKVVLTQANKLGV; translated from the exons ATGAAGCTAAAAGAGATCACCCGGACGGCCATCCAGAGTTGGAGCCCAGAACACCACCACCCCATCTACCTTGCCACAG GAACGTCAGCCCAGCAGCTGGATGCTTCCTTCAGCACCAATGCCTCCTTGGAGATCTTTGAGTTGGACTTGTCCGACCCATCACTGGACATGAAATCATGTGGCAGCTTCTCTTCGTCCCACag GTATCACAAGCTGGTTTGGGGTCCTGTCGGAACAGACTCCCAAGGTCACCCCACGGGTGTGATTATTGCCGGTGGAGAGAACGGCAACGTCATCCTCTATGACGCCGGCAAGATCGTATCCGGGGAAAGCGATGTGATTATTGCAGAGAGTGACAGGCACTCGGGTCCCGTGAGAGCTCTGGACATCAATCCCTTCCAG ACCAACCTGTTTGCATCCGGTGGGAACGAGTCTGAAATCTACATCTGGGATATGAATAACTTCACCTCCCCCATGACACCGGGACCCAAAGCTCAG ACGGCGGAGGATGTGGGCTGTGTGTCCTGGAACAAGCAGGTCCAGCACATCCTGGCCTCAGCCAGCCCGAGTGGCCGCGCCTCCGTGTGGGACCTGCGCAAGAACGACCTCATCATTAAAGTCAGCGACCACAGCAACAGA ATGCATTGCTCCGGCCTGGCCTGGAACCCGGAGGTGGCCACCCAGCTGGTACTGGCCTCCGAAGACGACCGCATGCCCGTCATCCAGATGTGGGATTTGCGTTTCGCTACCTCCCCTCTCAAGATTCTGGAGAATCACACGAG AGGCGTCCTCGCCATCGCGTGGAGTTCCGCCGATCCCGAGCTGCTCCTCAGCTGCGGTAAGGACGGGAGGATTCTCTGCTGGAACCCAAACACGGCAGAGGTGGTCTACGAGCTGCCCACTGGCAACCAGTGGTGCTTTGACATCCAGTGGTGCCCCAGGAACCCTGCCGTGCTGTCGGCCGCCTGCTTTGACGGACACATCGACATTTACTCCATCATGGGCGGCAGCGGCCATGTGCACAGCCTCAGACACGCTGACCAG ATCAGTAATTCGTTTGGCAACATGGATCcattcggtacaggacaaaccTTGCCCCCGCTGCAGGTGCCTCAGAGCTCCGCCCCCTCCGCTAGCGTCAACCCGCTGAAGAAGCCGCCAAAGTGGATCCGCAGGCCCGTGGGGGCATCGTTTGCC TTTGGAGGTAAGCTGGTGTCACTGGAGAACGGTGCGCCCAACCCCCCCCAGCAGACCACCGTGCACAGGGTGCACATCAGCCAGGTAGTGACGGAGACGACCTTCTTGAGGCGTTCGGAGCAGCTGCAGGCCACCCTCGACGCCGGCGCCTTCCAGGAGTTCTGCCAGGAGAAGATCCACACAGCGGAGAATGACTTTGATAAAACTTTATGGTCTTTCCTGGAG GCCAACTTTGAAGGTGATGTTCGCAGTAAGTTCCTGGAGCTTCTGGGCTACAGCAAAGAGGATGTGTCTTCCAAG ATTTCAGCAGCTTTGGCGGCACAGCCTGCTGATGCTGTGCTG GAGGATGTGGATGCTACAGCTAGCGTGCAGCCGCAAGTGGGCGATCCGGTGGAAGCCTTGGACACGATGGCTGCGTCAAACCTGGATGCTGCAGGAGGTCCAGGCCAGGCTGGGGCtccacaggaggaggaggaggagattcCTTTGGAGGAG GACGTCCCACTGGAGGAGGCACAGGAGGAGTCCTGTCCGGCGGGGACCCCATCCCAGGTGGAGCAGCCCCGAGACGCTCCTGCAGGAGGAGGAGTCGGCCTCAGAATCAGTCAAG ATGTGGATGGGCTGATCACGCAGGCCCTGCTGACTGGCGACTTTGAGGCAGCTGTGGAACTCTGTCTCCATGACAACCGCACGGCCGACAGCATCATCTTGGCCATGGCTGGTGGGTCGGAGCtgctggagaaaacccagaggAAGTATTTTAGGAAAAGCCACAGCAAGATCACCAAG CTGATCAGCGCCGTGGTGATGAAGGACTGGCAGGACATCCTGAAGACGTGCGACCTGCACAGCTGGAAGGAAGCCCTGGCGGCCATTATGACCTACGCGCAGCCCGAGGAGTTTTCTTCGCTTTGCG ATCTCCTCGGGTCCCGGCTGGAGGCGGCCGATGAAGCCGAGCTGCAAGCGTACGCCTGCCTGTGCTACATCTGCGCCGGCAACATGGAGAAGTTGGTGTCGTGCTGGACCAAAGCGCTGGAGACAAACTGTCCGCTTTCCCTGCAG GACCTGGTGGAGAAGGTGGTGGTGCTACGGCACGCGGTGGAGCAGATGCAGCGCTCGGGCCCCGCCGCCATCGGCGTCCTCCTGGCTGAGAAGATGGGCCAGTACGCCGGCCTTCTGGCCTCCCAGGGCAGCCTGGCCGCCGCCATGGCCTACCTGCCTCCTGACCACAGCAACCAG GTCGCCCTGCAGCGGCTCCGGGAGCGCCTCGGCCGGGCTCTgggtcagcagcagcagcagcagcgggcGGCGGCTCCAAGTCAGACACACGGAGCTCAGCCTCCTTCCCACGCCGCTCAGCACCCCCATCCCTTTGCTCCGCTCCAGCCTCACGCCACTGCCCCGCTTCCTCCTCTACCCACCCCCGTCACGCCAGTACAGCAGTATTACCAACCC GTGAGGGCTGCCTCCACCGTCACCTCCTGGAGTAACCAAACTCCAACAGCCCTCCCCAGTGCCCCGCCTCCTATGCAGGTGGGCCCTGCCTCCGCACAGAAG GTGGAGCCACCACAGCCTTTGTACGCGACGCCGGCGTccaacgccgccgccgccgccgccctgCCCGCATCCATGTATCCCCAGCAGTACCAGC CCCCCTCCCAGGTCCAGTACTACGCACCTGGAACCTATCAGCCTCTTCTCTACTCCTCAGctactcctcttcctcttccggCCGAACCctcctcccctcctcctcccccgccCGGCTTCCTTTCTCAGTACACACAGCCCGcaaccccctcctccccccctcaGCATCCTCCGTCCTCGATTGGACCGTCTTTCCAGCACGGCGTGCCGGGCTCTCCCGGGTCCTATGCCCCGCCTCCTCCAGCGTGTGGAGTCTCAG GTCCTCAGAACGGCTGGAACGACCCGCCAACCCTGAGCAGATCATCAAAGAAGaag GTGACTGAGAACTTCACCCCGCCCGCTCCCATCACTACCCCCATCATGGCCCCCCTGGGCGGCGACCTTCACGGCCACCCCGTAGCCCCACAGGGCGCGGCAGCGGACCTGCACGGCGTCCGGGCTCCTTACACAGGCGTGCAGCAGATCCCGCCACAGCCAGTGAACCCCACCGCGCCCAACACCAGCATGGAGGGGGCACCCGGGGCCCCCACGGGTGACGGCATCCAG TCTCTGCAGGCCATCCCAGCCCAGAAGATGGTGAAGAAGCCCATCCCTGACGAACACCTGGTCCTGAAGACCACCTTTGAGGGACTCATCCAGAAGTGCTTGGCCTTGGCCACAGACCCG CAAACCAGGAGGAAGCTAGACGACGCTAACAAACGACTGGAGGCGCTCTATGACAAGCTGCGAGAACAGACG CTCTCTCCCGCCATCGTCAGCGGTCTCCACAGCATGGCGAGGAGCGTGGAGTCCCGCTCGTACGGCGAGGGTCTCGACATCCACACCCACATTGTCAGCAGCAGCAACTTCAGCGAGACGTCTGCCTTCATGCCCGTCCTTAAGGTGGTGCTGACGCAGGCCAACAAGCTCGGCGTGTGA
- the sec31a gene encoding protein transport protein Sec31A isoform X3 — MKLKEITRTAIQSWSPEHHHPIYLATGTSAQQLDASFSTNASLEIFELDLSDPSLDMKSCGSFSSSHRYHKLVWGPVGTDSQGHPTGVIIAGGENGNVILYDAGKIVSGESDVIIAESDRHSGPVRALDINPFQTNLFASGGNESEIYIWDMNNFTSPMTPGPKAQTAEDVGCVSWNKQVQHILASASPSGRASVWDLRKNDLIIKVSDHSNRMHCSGLAWNPEVATQLVLASEDDRMPVIQMWDLRFATSPLKILENHTRGVLAIAWSSADPELLLSCGKDGRILCWNPNTAEVVYELPTGNQWCFDIQWCPRNPAVLSAACFDGHIDIYSIMGGSGHVHSLRHADQISNSFGNMDPFGTGQTLPPLQVPQSSAPSASVNPLKKPPKWIRRPVGASFAFGGKLVSLENGAPNPPQQTTVHRVHISQVVTETTFLRRSEQLQATLDAGAFQEFCQEKIHTAENDFDKTLWSFLEANFEGDVRSKFLELLGYSKEDVSSKISAALAAQPADAVLEDVDATASVQPQVGDPVEALDTMAASNLDAAGGPGQAGAPQEEEEEIPLEEDVPLEEAQEESCPAGTPSQVEQPRDAPAGGGVGLRISQDVDGLITQALLTGDFEAAVELCLHDNRTADSIILAMAGGSELLEKTQRKYFRKSHSKITKLISAVVMKDWQDILKTCDLHSWKEALAAIMTYAQPEEFSSLCDLLGSRLEAADEAELQAYACLCYICAGNMEKLVSCWTKALETNCPLSLQDLVEKVVVLRHAVEQMQRSGPAAIGVLLAEKMGQYAGLLASQGSLAAAMAYLPPDHSNQVALQRLRERLGRALGQQQQQQRAAAPSQTHGAQPPSHAAQHPHPFAPLQPHATAPLPPLPTPVTPVQQYYQPVRAASTVTSWSNQTPTALPSAPPPMQVGPASAQKVEPPQPLYATPASNAAAAAALPASMYPQQYQRPQNGWNDPPTLSRSSKKKVTENFTPPAPITTPIMAPLGGDLHGHPVAPQGAAADLHGVRAPYTGVQQIPPQPVNPTAPNTSMEGAPGAPTGDGIQSLQAIPAQKMVKKPIPDEHLVLKTTFEGLIQKCLALATDPQTRRKLDDANKRLEALYDKLREQTLSPAIVSGLHSMARSVESRSYGEGLDIHTHIVSSSNFSETSAFMPVLKVVLTQANKLGV; from the exons ATGAAGCTAAAAGAGATCACCCGGACGGCCATCCAGAGTTGGAGCCCAGAACACCACCACCCCATCTACCTTGCCACAG GAACGTCAGCCCAGCAGCTGGATGCTTCCTTCAGCACCAATGCCTCCTTGGAGATCTTTGAGTTGGACTTGTCCGACCCATCACTGGACATGAAATCATGTGGCAGCTTCTCTTCGTCCCACag GTATCACAAGCTGGTTTGGGGTCCTGTCGGAACAGACTCCCAAGGTCACCCCACGGGTGTGATTATTGCCGGTGGAGAGAACGGCAACGTCATCCTCTATGACGCCGGCAAGATCGTATCCGGGGAAAGCGATGTGATTATTGCAGAGAGTGACAGGCACTCGGGTCCCGTGAGAGCTCTGGACATCAATCCCTTCCAG ACCAACCTGTTTGCATCCGGTGGGAACGAGTCTGAAATCTACATCTGGGATATGAATAACTTCACCTCCCCCATGACACCGGGACCCAAAGCTCAG ACGGCGGAGGATGTGGGCTGTGTGTCCTGGAACAAGCAGGTCCAGCACATCCTGGCCTCAGCCAGCCCGAGTGGCCGCGCCTCCGTGTGGGACCTGCGCAAGAACGACCTCATCATTAAAGTCAGCGACCACAGCAACAGA ATGCATTGCTCCGGCCTGGCCTGGAACCCGGAGGTGGCCACCCAGCTGGTACTGGCCTCCGAAGACGACCGCATGCCCGTCATCCAGATGTGGGATTTGCGTTTCGCTACCTCCCCTCTCAAGATTCTGGAGAATCACACGAG AGGCGTCCTCGCCATCGCGTGGAGTTCCGCCGATCCCGAGCTGCTCCTCAGCTGCGGTAAGGACGGGAGGATTCTCTGCTGGAACCCAAACACGGCAGAGGTGGTCTACGAGCTGCCCACTGGCAACCAGTGGTGCTTTGACATCCAGTGGTGCCCCAGGAACCCTGCCGTGCTGTCGGCCGCCTGCTTTGACGGACACATCGACATTTACTCCATCATGGGCGGCAGCGGCCATGTGCACAGCCTCAGACACGCTGACCAG ATCAGTAATTCGTTTGGCAACATGGATCcattcggtacaggacaaaccTTGCCCCCGCTGCAGGTGCCTCAGAGCTCCGCCCCCTCCGCTAGCGTCAACCCGCTGAAGAAGCCGCCAAAGTGGATCCGCAGGCCCGTGGGGGCATCGTTTGCC TTTGGAGGTAAGCTGGTGTCACTGGAGAACGGTGCGCCCAACCCCCCCCAGCAGACCACCGTGCACAGGGTGCACATCAGCCAGGTAGTGACGGAGACGACCTTCTTGAGGCGTTCGGAGCAGCTGCAGGCCACCCTCGACGCCGGCGCCTTCCAGGAGTTCTGCCAGGAGAAGATCCACACAGCGGAGAATGACTTTGATAAAACTTTATGGTCTTTCCTGGAG GCCAACTTTGAAGGTGATGTTCGCAGTAAGTTCCTGGAGCTTCTGGGCTACAGCAAAGAGGATGTGTCTTCCAAG ATTTCAGCAGCTTTGGCGGCACAGCCTGCTGATGCTGTGCTG GAGGATGTGGATGCTACAGCTAGCGTGCAGCCGCAAGTGGGCGATCCGGTGGAAGCCTTGGACACGATGGCTGCGTCAAACCTGGATGCTGCAGGAGGTCCAGGCCAGGCTGGGGCtccacaggaggaggaggaggagattcCTTTGGAGGAG GACGTCCCACTGGAGGAGGCACAGGAGGAGTCCTGTCCGGCGGGGACCCCATCCCAGGTGGAGCAGCCCCGAGACGCTCCTGCAGGAGGAGGAGTCGGCCTCAGAATCAGTCAAG ATGTGGATGGGCTGATCACGCAGGCCCTGCTGACTGGCGACTTTGAGGCAGCTGTGGAACTCTGTCTCCATGACAACCGCACGGCCGACAGCATCATCTTGGCCATGGCTGGTGGGTCGGAGCtgctggagaaaacccagaggAAGTATTTTAGGAAAAGCCACAGCAAGATCACCAAG CTGATCAGCGCCGTGGTGATGAAGGACTGGCAGGACATCCTGAAGACGTGCGACCTGCACAGCTGGAAGGAAGCCCTGGCGGCCATTATGACCTACGCGCAGCCCGAGGAGTTTTCTTCGCTTTGCG ATCTCCTCGGGTCCCGGCTGGAGGCGGCCGATGAAGCCGAGCTGCAAGCGTACGCCTGCCTGTGCTACATCTGCGCCGGCAACATGGAGAAGTTGGTGTCGTGCTGGACCAAAGCGCTGGAGACAAACTGTCCGCTTTCCCTGCAG GACCTGGTGGAGAAGGTGGTGGTGCTACGGCACGCGGTGGAGCAGATGCAGCGCTCGGGCCCCGCCGCCATCGGCGTCCTCCTGGCTGAGAAGATGGGCCAGTACGCCGGCCTTCTGGCCTCCCAGGGCAGCCTGGCCGCCGCCATGGCCTACCTGCCTCCTGACCACAGCAACCAG GTCGCCCTGCAGCGGCTCCGGGAGCGCCTCGGCCGGGCTCTgggtcagcagcagcagcagcagcgggcGGCGGCTCCAAGTCAGACACACGGAGCTCAGCCTCCTTCCCACGCCGCTCAGCACCCCCATCCCTTTGCTCCGCTCCAGCCTCACGCCACTGCCCCGCTTCCTCCTCTACCCACCCCCGTCACGCCAGTACAGCAGTATTACCAACCC GTGAGGGCTGCCTCCACCGTCACCTCCTGGAGTAACCAAACTCCAACAGCCCTCCCCAGTGCCCCGCCTCCTATGCAGGTGGGCCCTGCCTCCGCACAGAAG GTGGAGCCACCACAGCCTTTGTACGCGACGCCGGCGTccaacgccgccgccgccgccgccctgCCCGCATCCATGTATCCCCAGCAGTACCAGC GTCCTCAGAACGGCTGGAACGACCCGCCAACCCTGAGCAGATCATCAAAGAAGaag GTGACTGAGAACTTCACCCCGCCCGCTCCCATCACTACCCCCATCATGGCCCCCCTGGGCGGCGACCTTCACGGCCACCCCGTAGCCCCACAGGGCGCGGCAGCGGACCTGCACGGCGTCCGGGCTCCTTACACAGGCGTGCAGCAGATCCCGCCACAGCCAGTGAACCCCACCGCGCCCAACACCAGCATGGAGGGGGCACCCGGGGCCCCCACGGGTGACGGCATCCAG TCTCTGCAGGCCATCCCAGCCCAGAAGATGGTGAAGAAGCCCATCCCTGACGAACACCTGGTCCTGAAGACCACCTTTGAGGGACTCATCCAGAAGTGCTTGGCCTTGGCCACAGACCCG CAAACCAGGAGGAAGCTAGACGACGCTAACAAACGACTGGAGGCGCTCTATGACAAGCTGCGAGAACAGACG CTCTCTCCCGCCATCGTCAGCGGTCTCCACAGCATGGCGAGGAGCGTGGAGTCCCGCTCGTACGGCGAGGGTCTCGACATCCACACCCACATTGTCAGCAGCAGCAACTTCAGCGAGACGTCTGCCTTCATGCCCGTCCTTAAGGTGGTGCTGACGCAGGCCAACAAGCTCGGCGTGTGA
- the sec31a gene encoding protein transport protein Sec31A isoform X2, which translates to MKLKEITRTAIQSWSPEHHHPIYLATGTSAQQLDASFSTNASLEIFELDLSDPSLDMKSCGSFSSSHRYHKLVWGPVGTDSQGHPTGVIIAGGENGNVILYDAGKIVSGESDVIIAESDRHSGPVRALDINPFQTNLFASGGNESEIYIWDMNNFTSPMTPGPKAQTAEDVGCVSWNKQVQHILASASPSGRASVWDLRKNDLIIKVSDHSNRMHCSGLAWNPEVATQLVLASEDDRMPVIQMWDLRFATSPLKILENHTRGVLAIAWSSADPELLLSCGKDGRILCWNPNTAEVVYELPTGNQWCFDIQWCPRNPAVLSAACFDGHIDIYSIMGGSGHVHSLRHADQISNSFGNMDPFGTGQTLPPLQVPQSSAPSASVNPLKKPPKWIRRPVGASFAFGGKLVSLENGAPNPPQQTTVHRVHISQVVTETTFLRRSEQLQATLDAGAFQEFCQEKIHTAENDFDKTLWSFLEANFEGDVRSKFLELLGYSKEDVSSKISAALAAQPADAVLEDVDATASVQPQVGDPVEALDTMAASNLDAAGGPGQAGAPQEEEEEIPLEEDVPLEEAQEESCPAGTPSQVEQPRDAPAGGGVGLRISQDVDGLITQALLTGDFEAAVELCLHDNRTADSIILAMAGGSELLEKTQRKYFRKSHSKITKLISAVVMKDWQDILKTCDLHSWKEALAAIMTYAQPEEFSSLCDLLGSRLEAADEAELQAYACLCYICAGNMEKLVSCWTKALETNCPLSLQDLVEKVVVLRHAVEQMQRSGPAAIGVLLAEKMGQYAGLLASQGSLAAAMAYLPPDHSNQVALQRLRERLGRALGQQQQQQRAAAPSQTHGAQPPSHAAQHPHPFAPLQPHATAPLPPLPTPVTPVQQYYQPVEPPQPLYATPASNAAAAAALPASMYPQQYQPPSQVQYYAPGTYQPLLYSSATPLPLPAEPSSPPPPPPGFLSQYTQPATPSSPPQHPPSSIGPSFQHGVPGSPGSYAPPPPACGVSGPQNGWNDPPTLSRSSKKKVTENFTPPAPITTPIMAPLGGDLHGHPVAPQGAAADLHGVRAPYTGVQQIPPQPVNPTAPNTSMEGAPGAPTGDGIQSLQAIPAQKMVKKPIPDEHLVLKTTFEGLIQKCLALATDPQTRRKLDDANKRLEALYDKLREQTLSPAIVSGLHSMARSVESRSYGEGLDIHTHIVSSSNFSETSAFMPVLKVVLTQANKLGV; encoded by the exons ATGAAGCTAAAAGAGATCACCCGGACGGCCATCCAGAGTTGGAGCCCAGAACACCACCACCCCATCTACCTTGCCACAG GAACGTCAGCCCAGCAGCTGGATGCTTCCTTCAGCACCAATGCCTCCTTGGAGATCTTTGAGTTGGACTTGTCCGACCCATCACTGGACATGAAATCATGTGGCAGCTTCTCTTCGTCCCACag GTATCACAAGCTGGTTTGGGGTCCTGTCGGAACAGACTCCCAAGGTCACCCCACGGGTGTGATTATTGCCGGTGGAGAGAACGGCAACGTCATCCTCTATGACGCCGGCAAGATCGTATCCGGGGAAAGCGATGTGATTATTGCAGAGAGTGACAGGCACTCGGGTCCCGTGAGAGCTCTGGACATCAATCCCTTCCAG ACCAACCTGTTTGCATCCGGTGGGAACGAGTCTGAAATCTACATCTGGGATATGAATAACTTCACCTCCCCCATGACACCGGGACCCAAAGCTCAG ACGGCGGAGGATGTGGGCTGTGTGTCCTGGAACAAGCAGGTCCAGCACATCCTGGCCTCAGCCAGCCCGAGTGGCCGCGCCTCCGTGTGGGACCTGCGCAAGAACGACCTCATCATTAAAGTCAGCGACCACAGCAACAGA ATGCATTGCTCCGGCCTGGCCTGGAACCCGGAGGTGGCCACCCAGCTGGTACTGGCCTCCGAAGACGACCGCATGCCCGTCATCCAGATGTGGGATTTGCGTTTCGCTACCTCCCCTCTCAAGATTCTGGAGAATCACACGAG AGGCGTCCTCGCCATCGCGTGGAGTTCCGCCGATCCCGAGCTGCTCCTCAGCTGCGGTAAGGACGGGAGGATTCTCTGCTGGAACCCAAACACGGCAGAGGTGGTCTACGAGCTGCCCACTGGCAACCAGTGGTGCTTTGACATCCAGTGGTGCCCCAGGAACCCTGCCGTGCTGTCGGCCGCCTGCTTTGACGGACACATCGACATTTACTCCATCATGGGCGGCAGCGGCCATGTGCACAGCCTCAGACACGCTGACCAG ATCAGTAATTCGTTTGGCAACATGGATCcattcggtacaggacaaaccTTGCCCCCGCTGCAGGTGCCTCAGAGCTCCGCCCCCTCCGCTAGCGTCAACCCGCTGAAGAAGCCGCCAAAGTGGATCCGCAGGCCCGTGGGGGCATCGTTTGCC TTTGGAGGTAAGCTGGTGTCACTGGAGAACGGTGCGCCCAACCCCCCCCAGCAGACCACCGTGCACAGGGTGCACATCAGCCAGGTAGTGACGGAGACGACCTTCTTGAGGCGTTCGGAGCAGCTGCAGGCCACCCTCGACGCCGGCGCCTTCCAGGAGTTCTGCCAGGAGAAGATCCACACAGCGGAGAATGACTTTGATAAAACTTTATGGTCTTTCCTGGAG GCCAACTTTGAAGGTGATGTTCGCAGTAAGTTCCTGGAGCTTCTGGGCTACAGCAAAGAGGATGTGTCTTCCAAG ATTTCAGCAGCTTTGGCGGCACAGCCTGCTGATGCTGTGCTG GAGGATGTGGATGCTACAGCTAGCGTGCAGCCGCAAGTGGGCGATCCGGTGGAAGCCTTGGACACGATGGCTGCGTCAAACCTGGATGCTGCAGGAGGTCCAGGCCAGGCTGGGGCtccacaggaggaggaggaggagattcCTTTGGAGGAG GACGTCCCACTGGAGGAGGCACAGGAGGAGTCCTGTCCGGCGGGGACCCCATCCCAGGTGGAGCAGCCCCGAGACGCTCCTGCAGGAGGAGGAGTCGGCCTCAGAATCAGTCAAG ATGTGGATGGGCTGATCACGCAGGCCCTGCTGACTGGCGACTTTGAGGCAGCTGTGGAACTCTGTCTCCATGACAACCGCACGGCCGACAGCATCATCTTGGCCATGGCTGGTGGGTCGGAGCtgctggagaaaacccagaggAAGTATTTTAGGAAAAGCCACAGCAAGATCACCAAG CTGATCAGCGCCGTGGTGATGAAGGACTGGCAGGACATCCTGAAGACGTGCGACCTGCACAGCTGGAAGGAAGCCCTGGCGGCCATTATGACCTACGCGCAGCCCGAGGAGTTTTCTTCGCTTTGCG ATCTCCTCGGGTCCCGGCTGGAGGCGGCCGATGAAGCCGAGCTGCAAGCGTACGCCTGCCTGTGCTACATCTGCGCCGGCAACATGGAGAAGTTGGTGTCGTGCTGGACCAAAGCGCTGGAGACAAACTGTCCGCTTTCCCTGCAG GACCTGGTGGAGAAGGTGGTGGTGCTACGGCACGCGGTGGAGCAGATGCAGCGCTCGGGCCCCGCCGCCATCGGCGTCCTCCTGGCTGAGAAGATGGGCCAGTACGCCGGCCTTCTGGCCTCCCAGGGCAGCCTGGCCGCCGCCATGGCCTACCTGCCTCCTGACCACAGCAACCAG GTCGCCCTGCAGCGGCTCCGGGAGCGCCTCGGCCGGGCTCTgggtcagcagcagcagcagcagcgggcGGCGGCTCCAAGTCAGACACACGGAGCTCAGCCTCCTTCCCACGCCGCTCAGCACCCCCATCCCTTTGCTCCGCTCCAGCCTCACGCCACTGCCCCGCTTCCTCCTCTACCCACCCCCGTCACGCCAGTACAGCAGTATTACCAACCC GTGGAGCCACCACAGCCTTTGTACGCGACGCCGGCGTccaacgccgccgccgccgccgccctgCCCGCATCCATGTATCCCCAGCAGTACCAGC CCCCCTCCCAGGTCCAGTACTACGCACCTGGAACCTATCAGCCTCTTCTCTACTCCTCAGctactcctcttcctcttccggCCGAACCctcctcccctcctcctcccccgccCGGCTTCCTTTCTCAGTACACACAGCCCGcaaccccctcctccccccctcaGCATCCTCCGTCCTCGATTGGACCGTCTTTCCAGCACGGCGTGCCGGGCTCTCCCGGGTCCTATGCCCCGCCTCCTCCAGCGTGTGGAGTCTCAG GTCCTCAGAACGGCTGGAACGACCCGCCAACCCTGAGCAGATCATCAAAGAAGaag GTGACTGAGAACTTCACCCCGCCCGCTCCCATCACTACCCCCATCATGGCCCCCCTGGGCGGCGACCTTCACGGCCACCCCGTAGCCCCACAGGGCGCGGCAGCGGACCTGCACGGCGTCCGGGCTCCTTACACAGGCGTGCAGCAGATCCCGCCACAGCCAGTGAACCCCACCGCGCCCAACACCAGCATGGAGGGGGCACCCGGGGCCCCCACGGGTGACGGCATCCAG TCTCTGCAGGCCATCCCAGCCCAGAAGATGGTGAAGAAGCCCATCCCTGACGAACACCTGGTCCTGAAGACCACCTTTGAGGGACTCATCCAGAAGTGCTTGGCCTTGGCCACAGACCCG CAAACCAGGAGGAAGCTAGACGACGCTAACAAACGACTGGAGGCGCTCTATGACAAGCTGCGAGAACAGACG CTCTCTCCCGCCATCGTCAGCGGTCTCCACAGCATGGCGAGGAGCGTGGAGTCCCGCTCGTACGGCGAGGGTCTCGACATCCACACCCACATTGTCAGCAGCAGCAACTTCAGCGAGACGTCTGCCTTCATGCCCGTCCTTAAGGTGGTGCTGACGCAGGCCAACAAGCTCGGCGTGTGA